A window from Neodiprion fabricii isolate iyNeoFabr1 chromosome 2, iyNeoFabr1.1, whole genome shotgun sequence encodes these proteins:
- the LOC124174733 gene encoding NADH dehydrogenase [ubiquinone] 1 beta subcomplex subunit 1, with amino-acid sequence MAILGFTREFLLMVVPLTGYAFGSWIDRQESLRMTRFRDKSALYGRTLAPGEPPSWP; translated from the coding sequence ATGGCTATTTTAGGATTTACCCGTGAATTTCTACTAATGGTTGTGCCCTTAACTGGGTATGCCTTTGGCTCCTGGATAGACCGTCAGGAATCCCTGAGAATGACACGCTTCAGAGATAAATCTGCGCTCTACGGCAGAACACTTGCGCCTGGCGAACCTCCGTCATGGCCGTGA